From the genome of Ignavibacteriales bacterium, one region includes:
- the glgA gene encoding glycogen synthase GlgA: MKIAFAASEVFPYAKAGGLGDVAGALPIELSKLEHEVKVFLPKYNTITDAEYKLQHLPELGEIPIQVAGKSYTVTVYSSRQKDCNVIFYFVDCPHYFCRYELYTNDKDEDERFILFSKSVIEILQRLQWAPDIIHCNDWPTGLIPLLLRENYGWDRLFEKTATVFTIHNIAYQGKFKKDAFIKSEFDLEHASSGGIAEHKGDINFLKTAILTSDIINTVSETYARELLTPEYGEEMNEILSVRKNDLYGILNGVDYNIWNPEKDKNIPFHYSTKDLSSKIKNKKTLLTRLDLPFDENIPLIGIVSRLVEQKGFDLVSAGVDRLMELNAQWVILGNGQAIYEEMFRKMSKKYSKKVSVYLGFYDELSHLIMAGADIFLMPSRFEPCGLGQIYALKYGTVPVVRRTGGLADTVQDWGESKVTGEGTGFSFYEYSLDALIHSVQRAVNDFSNKQNWNRIQLNGMRKDFSWRKSAEKYVALYEKAVIKRRDRN; the protein is encoded by the coding sequence ATGAAAATTGCATTCGCGGCAAGCGAAGTTTTTCCATATGCAAAAGCGGGCGGACTGGGTGATGTTGCGGGGGCTCTTCCAATTGAACTTTCAAAACTTGAGCATGAAGTAAAGGTATTTCTTCCGAAGTACAATACAATTACTGACGCAGAATATAAACTACAACACTTACCGGAACTTGGCGAGATCCCGATTCAGGTTGCCGGCAAGAGTTACACTGTTACGGTTTATTCTTCACGGCAAAAGGATTGTAACGTTATCTTTTACTTCGTTGATTGTCCCCATTATTTCTGCCGGTATGAACTTTACACTAACGATAAAGATGAGGATGAGCGGTTTATTCTCTTTTCTAAAAGTGTTATTGAAATTCTCCAGCGTCTTCAATGGGCGCCCGATATAATCCATTGCAACGATTGGCCCACGGGCTTAATACCGCTGCTGCTTAGAGAAAATTACGGTTGGGACCGCTTGTTCGAAAAGACGGCAACTGTTTTTACAATTCATAATATTGCATATCAAGGCAAATTTAAAAAAGATGCTTTTATAAAATCAGAGTTCGACTTAGAACACGCTTCGTCCGGCGGAATTGCAGAGCACAAAGGCGATATTAATTTCTTGAAAACAGCAATTCTAACTTCGGACATAATTAATACAGTTAGCGAAACTTACGCCCGCGAACTTTTAACTCCGGAATATGGCGAAGAAATGAATGAAATTTTATCCGTTAGAAAAAATGATCTTTACGGAATATTAAACGGCGTTGATTATAACATATGGAATCCGGAGAAGGATAAAAATATTCCATTCCATTATTCAACCAAAGATCTCTCTTCAAAAATAAAGAACAAAAAAACTTTGCTAACGCGTTTAGATCTTCCCTTTGATGAAAACATTCCCTTGATTGGAATTGTTTCCCGCCTTGTCGAGCAGAAAGGATTTGATTTAGTAAGTGCCGGTGTTGACCGGTTGATGGAGTTAAATGCCCAGTGGGTAATTCTTGGAAACGGTCAAGCGATTTATGAAGAGATGTTTAGAAAAATGTCAAAAAAATATTCTAAGAAAGTTTCGGTTTACCTTGGTTTTTATGATGAGCTTTCTCATCTGATAATGGCGGGCGCAGATATTTTTTTGATGCCTTCGCGTTTCGAGCCGTGCGGACTCGGGCAGATTTACGCTCTGAAATACGGAACGGTTCCCGTTGTTAGAAGAACCGGTGGGCTTGCGGATACTGTTCAAGATTGGGGTGAATCTAAAGTTACGGGAGAAGGAACCGGATTTTCTTTTTATGAGTATTCTTTAGATGCACTTATTCATTCCGTTCAACGTGCCGTGAATGATTTTTCTAATAAACAGAATTGGAACAGAATACAATTAAATGGCATGCGCAAAGATTTCTCGTGGAGAAAATCTGCAGAAAAGTACGTCGCTCTCTATGAAAAAGCGGTGATTAAAAGACGGGATCGAAACTAG
- a CDS encoding metallophosphoesterase: MKLSQQLIFFGIVFSVYGLINFYILRRGLSVIPESYKTIYLVTGIFVVISFIAGRFLERVWISFFSDILIWVGSFWIAFMFYFFLSLILIDSLRLINLIIPFFPSFITANIEKTKQVTALVVLVFVIITVAGGYINTRTINTRTYKFKINKQAGELSSLNIVMASDLHLGTILGKSFLNNLVNKINELKPDIILLAGDIIDEDINPVIKNNVGEELVRLKSKFGVFAITGNHEYIGGVEAAVKYLTAHGIAELRDSSVKIDDSFYVVGREDRSIRQFSGKQRKNLTELLTGVDKSFPIIMMDHQPFGLNEAFENGIDLQLSGHTHNGQLWPINYIIEKIYDLAWGYEIRGNTHYYVSCGVGGWGPPIRTGSRPEIVNIQIKFKKEKK, encoded by the coding sequence ATGAAACTATCTCAGCAGTTAATTTTCTTCGGAATTGTTTTCTCTGTCTACGGATTAATCAACTTCTATATTCTCCGGCGGGGTCTTTCTGTAATTCCCGAATCGTATAAAACGATCTATCTTGTTACGGGAATTTTTGTAGTTATCTCTTTTATTGCGGGTCGATTTTTAGAACGCGTCTGGATTTCTTTTTTTAGCGATATTTTAATCTGGGTCGGCTCATTCTGGATAGCGTTCATGTTCTATTTTTTTCTCTCTTTAATACTTATCGATTCCCTCAGATTAATAAATCTTATCATTCCGTTTTTTCCTTCGTTTATTACGGCTAACATAGAAAAAACAAAACAAGTAACCGCTCTTGTTGTGCTTGTCTTTGTGATAATAACCGTCGCCGGCGGTTATATCAACACAAGGACTATCAACACAAGGACATACAAATTCAAAATCAACAAGCAAGCGGGCGAATTAAGTTCTCTTAACATTGTAATGGCTTCGGATCTTCACCTGGGAACAATCCTAGGCAAATCTTTTCTTAATAATCTTGTAAATAAAATCAACGAGCTAAAACCGGATATAATTCTACTTGCCGGAGATATAATTGATGAGGACATAAATCCCGTAATCAAGAACAATGTGGGTGAAGAACTGGTGCGTTTAAAATCGAAATTTGGAGTCTTTGCCATTACAGGAAATCACGAGTATATCGGCGGAGTTGAAGCCGCGGTAAAATATCTTACCGCTCACGGCATCGCTGAATTAAGAGACTCTTCCGTAAAAATAGATGATTCTTTTTATGTGGTTGGAAGAGAAGACCGTTCAATCAGACAATTTTCCGGTAAACAAAGAAAAAATTTAACAGAACTTTTAACGGGAGTTGATAAATCTTTTCCGATTATAATGATGGATCACCAGCCCTTTGGTTTAAATGAAGCATTTGAAAACGGGATTGATCTTCAACTTTCGGGACATACACACAACGGTCAGCTTTGGCCGATTAATTATATAATAGAAAAAATTTATGATTTGGCCTGGGGTTATGAGATTAGAGGAAACACTCATTATTACGTTTCATGCGGAGTGGGCGGTTGGGGTCCGCCTATCAGAACCGGAAGCCGACCGGAAATTGTAAACATTCAAATCAAATTCAAAAAAGAAAAAAAGTAA
- a CDS encoding putative sulfate exporter family transporter has product MMLCLLPHIDAAVALALGIIFSLAFGNPLPKFSANWSKKLLQISVIGLGFGVGIGSVLREGEKSIVYTIVGIVFTLLFGAAIGRMLKVNTTTSRLISFGTAICGGSAIAALAPVIKAKDEEVAVSLATVFTLNAVALFLFPIIGHLLKLNQQSFGIWSGLAIHDTSSVVGAASSYGHEALMTGVTVKLTRALWITPFVIGFAIFGKSKSKITIPYFIFGFIAAAIISSLFQSQNYIWNELAFVAKRLLVVTLFLIGTGLSRETIKRVGVQPMAQGIILWMIVSITTLTAILLKVIQY; this is encoded by the coding sequence ATGATGCTCTGTCTTTTGCCGCATATTGATGCAGCCGTTGCTCTCGCCCTTGGAATTATTTTCAGTCTTGCTTTTGGTAATCCGTTGCCAAAATTTTCAGCAAACTGGAGCAAGAAACTTTTACAAATTTCGGTAATTGGACTTGGATTTGGAGTTGGGATTGGAAGTGTACTTCGCGAAGGGGAAAAATCCATTGTTTATACAATTGTTGGAATAGTTTTTACTCTCTTGTTTGGTGCCGCAATCGGAAGAATGCTGAAAGTAAATACGACTACTTCCCGGTTGATCTCTTTTGGAACCGCTATTTGCGGCGGCAGCGCGATCGCCGCTCTTGCGCCGGTTATTAAAGCTAAGGATGAAGAAGTCGCTGTGTCTCTGGCAACTGTTTTCACACTCAACGCAGTTGCGCTATTTCTTTTTCCAATCATTGGACATTTATTAAAATTAAATCAGCAGTCATTTGGAATCTGGTCCGGTCTGGCAATTCACGATACAAGCAGTGTTGTCGGTGCAGCTTCATCATACGGGCACGAAGCACTGATGACCGGTGTTACTGTGAAACTTACAAGAGCATTGTGGATAACCCCGTTTGTTATTGGTTTTGCAATCTTCGGAAAATCAAAAAGTAAAATTACAATTCCATATTTTATTTTCGGATTTATTGCCGCTGCGATAATCAGCTCTCTTTTCCAATCACAAAATTATATCTGGAATGAATTGGCGTTTGTGGCTAAACGGCTTTTGGTTGTAACTCTTTTTCTTATTGGAACAGGATTAAGCAGAGAAACAATTAAAAGGGTTGGGGTTCAACCGATGGCTCAAGGAATTATTCTATGGATGATAGTAAGCATAACCACACTAACCGCAATTTTATTGAAAGTCATTCAGTACTGA
- a CDS encoding M1 family metallopeptidase, protein MKNKIILASNIFFLFFLFASFSFAQKSSVYIPRNIVKAYEKGTRSYDGKPGAKYWINHTDYKIQAEVFPKEHTVKGSAQIKYYNESPDTLKQLVFRLYQDIDKRGNSRDSQISPNDETDGVQIDTLIINGKGVEANGRGGVFRRGTNMTINIFQSPLMPKSFINIEVKWSVIIPRESRMRMGAYNDSTLYVAYWYPQVSVFDDIDGWDRNNYTGEVEFYNDQNNFDLEITVPAKYLVWGTGAYQNLQEILKPEIYARYKEAIESDGVIRIVSDEDLKNGATQKNEKTTWKLKAENVSDVSFATTDGYVWDGIGAVVDNNGRRVLTDAVYPSKSKSWEEVAYYAKLSVENLSKNLPGVPFPYFKITVFNGETMGGGGMEMPMMCNNGMGGTAAGQAGVTLHEIAHNYFPFYMGTNERKYAWMDEGWATFFTSAMLKDIVEGADEFTGNVTFLGRSMGIEMDQPMITPSLAGGPMLNFNSYTKASISYYVLKDILGEELFKKALLEYMNRWNGKHPLPWDFFFTFNDVAKEDLSWFWNPWYFERGFPDLGIKSVNSKKGKTEIVVEKIGNVPVPIDLIVTYTDSTTENIHKSTSSWKTGNKEAKFELNNKKEIQKVELNTKLVPDADAKNNVYEMKKK, encoded by the coding sequence TTGGATTAATCATACCGATTACAAAATCCAGGCAGAGGTTTTTCCTAAAGAACATACTGTTAAAGGATCGGCACAAATTAAATATTATAATGAAAGTCCGGATACTCTGAAACAGCTGGTTTTCCGTCTTTATCAGGACATCGACAAAAGGGGAAATTCTAGAGACTCACAAATTTCTCCTAATGATGAAACGGACGGCGTTCAAATCGATACTTTAATAATCAACGGCAAAGGAGTTGAAGCTAACGGTCGCGGAGGTGTTTTCCGCCGCGGGACTAACATGACTATAAATATTTTTCAGTCGCCGCTTATGCCTAAATCATTTATAAATATTGAAGTAAAGTGGAGCGTAATAATTCCCAGAGAATCGAGAATGAGAATGGGAGCGTATAACGACTCAACTCTTTACGTTGCTTACTGGTATCCTCAAGTTTCTGTTTTTGATGATATTGATGGATGGGATCGAAACAATTACACCGGAGAGGTTGAATTTTATAATGATCAAAACAATTTTGATCTGGAAATTACAGTTCCGGCTAAATATTTAGTGTGGGGCACGGGAGCTTATCAGAATTTACAAGAAATTTTAAAACCGGAAATATATGCTAGATATAAAGAAGCGATTGAATCCGACGGAGTAATAAGAATTGTAAGTGATGAGGATTTAAAAAACGGAGCTACACAGAAGAATGAAAAAACAACTTGGAAATTGAAAGCAGAAAACGTTTCCGATGTTTCTTTTGCAACCACAGACGGATATGTATGGGACGGAATCGGAGCGGTAGTTGATAATAACGGCAGAAGAGTTTTAACCGACGCGGTCTATCCTTCTAAATCGAAAAGCTGGGAAGAAGTTGCTTACTATGCAAAACTTTCTGTTGAGAATCTTTCCAAAAATTTACCCGGAGTTCCGTTCCCTTATTTCAAGATAACGGTTTTTAATGGCGAAACAATGGGTGGAGGCGGAATGGAAATGCCGATGATGTGCAATAACGGAATGGGTGGAACCGCTGCCGGTCAAGCCGGAGTAACATTGCACGAAATAGCGCACAACTATTTTCCTTTCTATATGGGAACAAACGAACGGAAATATGCATGGATGGATGAAGGATGGGCTACATTTTTTACTTCGGCAATGTTGAAAGATATTGTTGAAGGCGCCGATGAATTTACAGGAAATGTTACTTTTCTTGGGAGATCGATGGGAATAGAGATGGATCAACCAATGATCACTCCATCACTCGCGGGCGGACCAATGTTAAATTTCAATTCTTATACAAAAGCATCAATTTCATATTATGTATTGAAAGATATTTTGGGAGAAGAATTATTCAAGAAAGCTCTGCTTGAATATATGAACAGATGGAACGGCAAGCATCCGTTGCCGTGGGATTTCTTTTTCACATTCAACGATGTTGCAAAAGAAGATTTAAGCTGGTTCTGGAATCCGTGGTATTTCGAACGCGGCTTTCCGGATCTTGGAATTAAAAGTGTAAATTCTAAAAAAGGCAAAACTGAAATTGTTGTTGAAAAAATCGGAAATGTACCGGTTCCAATTGATTTGATTGTAACGTATACCGACAGCACAACGGAAAACATACACAAAAGTACCTCATCATGGAAAACCGGAAACAAAGAAGCAAAGTTTGAGCTAAATAATAAAAAGGAAATTCAGAAAGTGGAACTGAACACAAAATTAGTTCCGGATGCCGACGCCAAGAATAATGTATATGAAATGAAGAAGAAATAA